One region of Erwinia tracheiphila genomic DNA includes:
- a CDS encoding ISL3 family transposase, whose translation MDEKSLYAHILNLSAPWQVESLSLDENTGSVTVVVGIAKNSLLICPTCRQQCPVHDHRHRKWRHLDTCQFMTVVEANVPRVMCPDHGCQTLPVPWAGAGSRYTLLFESFILSWLKISTVDAVRKQLKLSWNAVDGIMTRAVKRGLARIKKPLSARHMNVDEVAFKKGHRYITVISDREGRALALTDDRGTESLASYLRTLTDSQLQAVKTFSMDMNAGYIRAARIHLPGAVEKIAFDRFHVAKQLGEIVDKTRQNEHPRLPVDSRRQAKGTRFLWQYSDKWMTEPRQEKLAWLREQMQLTSQCWTLKELAKDIWNRPWSDKRRADWLQWIALAKSCDVPVMRNMAGTITKRLYGILNAMRYSVSNGNAEALNSKIRLLRIKARGYRNRERFKLGVMFHYGKLDMTF comes from the coding sequence ATGGATGAAAAATCGCTATACGCCCACATTCTCAACCTGTCCGCCCCGTGGCAGGTTGAATCACTTTCCCTTGATGAAAATACTGGCTCTGTCACCGTTGTTGTCGGGATCGCCAAAAATTCACTGCTAATCTGCCCGACATGCAGGCAGCAATGCCCTGTTCACGATCACCGCCACCGCAAATGGCGTCATCTTGATACCTGCCAGTTCATGACTGTCGTTGAGGCGAATGTCCCCCGGGTCATGTGTCCAGACCATGGATGCCAGACGTTACCTGTTCCGTGGGCCGGAGCTGGTAGCCGATATACGTTATTGTTCGAATCATTCATCCTTTCCTGGCTGAAAATTAGCACGGTTGATGCGGTAAGAAAGCAACTTAAGCTTAGCTGGAATGCCGTTGACGGCATTATGACCCGGGCAGTTAAACGTGGTCTTGCGCGAATAAAAAAGCCGCTATCAGCCCGGCATATGAATGTGGACGAAGTTGCGTTCAAAAAAGGGCACCGGTACATCACAGTGATATCAGATCGTGAGGGACGAGCGCTGGCATTAACGGATGATCGGGGAACAGAAAGTCTTGCCAGCTATCTTCGCACCCTCACCGACAGTCAGCTGCAGGCAGTCAAAACGTTCTCAATGGATATGAATGCCGGATATATCAGAGCGGCACGCATCCATCTTCCGGGCGCCGTAGAGAAAATAGCCTTTGACCGCTTCCATGTGGCAAAACAGCTGGGTGAAATCGTTGATAAGACACGGCAGAACGAACATCCCCGACTTCCGGTTGACAGCCGCCGTCAGGCAAAAGGAACCCGCTTCCTGTGGCAATACAGTGACAAATGGATGACAGAGCCCCGACAGGAAAAACTGGCATGGCTGAGAGAACAGATGCAACTGACCAGCCAGTGCTGGACACTGAAAGAGCTGGCGAAAGATATCTGGAACCGCCCCTGGAGTGACAAACGACGTGCAGACTGGTTGCAGTGGATAGCACTGGCGAAAAGTTGCGATGTGCCGGTAATGAGAAATATGGCAGGAACCATCACAAAAAGGCTGTACGGAATACTTAACGCCATGCGGTACAGCGTCTCAAATGGTAATGCCGAAGCGCTGAACAGCAAAATAAGGCTGCTGAGGATAAAGGCCAGAGGCTATCGAAACCGGGAGCGATTTAAACTGGGGGTGATGTTCCATTACGGGAAGCTGGATATGACGTTCTGA